A genomic segment from Etheostoma spectabile isolate EspeVRDwgs_2016 chromosome 11, UIUC_Espe_1.0, whole genome shotgun sequence encodes:
- the LOC116698050 gene encoding UDP-glucuronosyltransferase isoform X2, translating into MSGGVWFPALGLVAWLCCLRLGPVQGEKVLVVPMDGSHWLSMKILVKELSHRGHEVLVLVPEYSLLMNSSDSFKTEFYPVSFTKDELDGKLNELANGAFLKPPEFTDLFINVQRLVSFTSLQVKGCESLLYNMPLMSQLKDEEFDLVLTDPFLPCGSILAHAFSIPVVYFLNGLPCELHTKASQCPSPPSYVPVFYSGNTDIMTFPQRVKNMLMSILESYLCRIMYVHFDDLVSKYLGDSMTYKDLLGHGAMWLLRHDFAFQSPRPLMPNMVLIGGINCAKKAPLPADLEEFVDGSGDDGFIVFTLGSMVSSMPEDKAKLFFDAFRQIPQKVLWRYTGAQPKDVPKNVRLLKWLPQNDLLAHPKAKVLMTHGGSHGIYEGICNAVPMLMFPLFGDQGDNVHRMVSRGVAEQLTIYDVTTENLLAALNTIIHDKSYKENMVKLSQIHLDRPVRPLDLAVFWTEFVIRHKGAKHLRVAAHDLNWIQYHSLDVIGFFVIILLTVLWVTLKCCMFCTRKCCRKGTPKKKQQ; encoded by the exons ATGAGCGGTGGGGTGTGGTTTCCTGCACTGGGGCTGGTGGCCTGGCTGTGCTGCCTCAGGCTGGGGCCAGTTCAGGGGGAGAAGGTGCTGGTTGTGCCTATGGATGGAAGTCACTGGCTTAGCATGAAGATACTGGTGAAGGAGCTGAGCCACAGGGGACATGAGGTCTTGGTGCTGGTGCCTGAATACAGCCTGTTGATGAATAGTTCAGACAGCTTCAAGACAGAGTTCTACCCAGTGTCCTTTACCAAAGATGAACTGGATGGAAAACTAAACGAGCTTGCGAATGGAGCGTTCCTCAAGCCACCGGAATTCACAGATTTGTTTATCAATGTGCAGCGTCTGGTTAGCTTTACTTCATTGCAGGTTAAAGGCTGCGAGAGTTTGCTCTACAACATGCCGCTTATGAGTCAACTGAAGGATGAGGAGTTTGATCTTGTGCTCACAGACCCCTTCCTTCCCTGCGGCTCCATTCTGGCTCATGCTTTTTCCATTCCAGTGGTATATTTCCTGAATGGACTTCCATGTGAGCTGCATACAAAGGCTAGCCAGTGCCCCTCTCCTCCTTCCTACGTTCCTGTGTTTTATTCTGGTAATACAGACATCATGACCTTCCCACAGAGAGTCAAAAACATGTTGATGTCTATTTTGGAGTCCTACTTGTGCAGAATAATGTATGTCCACTTTGACGATCTGGTCAGCAAGTATTTAGGAGACAGCATGACCTACAAGGATCTTCTCGGTCATGGCGCTATGTGGCTTCTCAGACATGACTTTGCTTTTCAAAGTCCCAGACCTCTCATGCCAAACATGGTTTTAATTGGAGGTATCAATTGTGCAAAGAAAGCTCCTCTGCCAGCG GACTTGGAGGAATTTGTGGATGGCTCAGGGGATGACGGCTTCATTGTCTTTACTCTGGGCTCAATGGTGTCCAGCATGCCTGAGGACAAGGCTAAACTGTTCTTTGATGCCTTTCGGCAAATTCCTCAAAAG GTTCTGTGGCGATACACTGGAGCCCAACCTAAAGATGTACCCAAGAATGTGAGACTGTTGAAGTGGTTACCTCAGAATGATCTCTTAG CCCATCCCAAAGCTAAGGTCTTAATGACTCACGGAGGATCCCACGGTATCTATGAGGGTATCTGTAATGCTGTGCCCATGCTGATGTTTCCACTGTTCGGGGACCAGGGGGACAATGTACATCGCATGGTGTCCCGTGGTGTTGCAGAGCAACTCACAATTTATGATGTGACGACTGAAAACCTATTGGCTGCACTTAATACAATCATCCATGACAAAAG TTACAAAGAGAATATGGTGAAGCTGTCTCAGATTCACCTGGACCGTCCTGTTCGGCCTTTGGACCTGGCTGTTTTCTGGACCGAGTTTGTCATAAGACACAAAGGAGCCAAACACTTAAGGGTAGCTGCACATGACTTGAACTGGATTCAGTATCATAGTCTGGATGTCATCGGCTTTTTTGTCATCATTCTCCTTACTGTTTTGTGGGTGACACTCAAATGTTGCATGTTCTGCACCCGTAAGTGTTGCAGGAAGGGGACTCCAAAGAAGAAGCAACAGTAG
- the LOC116698050 gene encoding UDP-glucuronosyltransferase isoform X1, producing MSGGVWFPALGLVAWLCCLRLGPVQGEKVLVVPMDGSHWLSMKILVKELSHRGHEVLVLVPEYSLLMNSSDSFKTEFYPVSFTKAELDGKLNELADGVFLKPPEFTDLFINVQRLVSFTSLQVKGCESLLYNLPLMSQLKDEEFDLVLTDPFLPCGSILAHAFSIPVVYFLNGLPCELHTKASQCPSPPSYVPVAYSGNTDIMTFPQRVKNMLMSILDSYLCTIMYVHFDDLVSKYLGDSMTYKDLLSHGAIWLLRHDFAFQSPRPLMPNIVLIGGINCAKKAPLPADLEEFVDGSGDDGFIVFTLGSMVSSMPEDKAKLFFDAFRQIPQKVLWRYTGAQPKDVPKNVRLLKWLPQNDLLAHPKAKVLMTHGGSHGIYEGICNAVPMLMFPLFGDQGDNVHRMVSRGVAEQLTIYDVTTENLLAALNTIIHDKSYKENMVKLSQIHLDRPVRPLDLAVFWTEFVIRHKGAKHLRVAAHDLNWIQYHSLDVIGFFVIILLTVLWVTLKCCMFCTRKCCRKGTPKKKQQ from the exons ATGAGCGGTGGGGTGTGGTTTCCTGCACTGGGGCTGGTGGCCTGGCTGTGCTGCCTCAGGCTGGGGCCAGTTCAGGGGGAGAAGGTGCTGGTTGTGCCTATGGATGGAAGTCACTGGCTTAGCATGAAGATACTGGTGAAGGAGCTGAGCCACAGGGGACATGAGGTCTTGGTACTGGTGCCTGAATACAGCCTGTTGATGAATAGTTCAGACAGCTTCAAGACAGAGTTCTACCCAGTGTCCTTTACCAAAGCTGAACTGGATGGAAAACTAAACGAGCTTGCGGATGGCGTGTTCCTCAAGCCACCGGAATTCACAGATTTGTTTATCAATGTGCAGCGTCTGGTTAGCTTTACTTCATTGCAGGTTAAAGGCTGCGAGAGTTTGCTCTACAACCTGCCGCTTATGAGTCAACTGAAGGATGAGGAGTTTGATCTTGTGCTCACAGACCCCTTCCTTCCCTGCGGCTCCATTCTGGCTCATGCTTTTTCCATTCCAGTGGTATATTTCCTGAATGGACTTCCATGTGAGCTGCATACAAAGGCTAGCCAGTGCCCCTCTCCTCCTTCCTACGTTCCTGTGGCCTATTCTGGTAATACAGACATCATGACCTTCCCACAGAGAGTCAAAAACATGTTGATGTCTATTTTGGACTCCTACTTGTGCACAATAATGTATGTCCACTTTGACGATCTGGTCAGCAAGTATTTAGGAGACAGCATGACCTACAAGGATCTTCTCAGTCATGGCGCTATTTGGCTTCTCAGACATGACTTTGCTTTTCAAAGTCCCAGACCTCTCATGccaaacattgttttaattggAGGTATCAATTGTGCAAAGAAAGCTCCTCTGCCAGCG GACTTGGAGGAATTTGTGGATGGCTCAGGGGATGACGGCTTCATTGTCTTTACTCTGGGCTCAATGGTGTCCAGCATGCCTGAGGACAAGGCTAAACTGTTCTTTGATGCCTTTCGGCAAATTCCTCAAAAG GTTCTGTGGCGATACACTGGAGCCCAACCTAAAGATGTACCCAAGAATGTGAGACTGTTGAAGTGGTTACCTCAGAATGATCTCTTAG CCCATCCCAAAGCTAAGGTCTTAATGACTCACGGAGGATCCCACGGTATCTATGAGGGTATCTGTAATGCTGTGCCCATGCTGATGTTTCCACTGTTCGGGGACCAGGGGGACAATGTACATCGCATGGTGTCCCGTGGTGTTGCAGAGCAACTCACAATTTATGATGTGACGACTGAAAACCTATTGGCTGCACTTAATACAATCATCCATGACAAAAG TTACAAAGAGAATATGGTGAAGCTGTCTCAGATTCACCTGGACCGTCCTGTTCGGCCTTTGGACCTGGCTGTTTTCTGGACCGAGTTTGTCATAAGACACAAAGGAGCCAAACACTTAAGGGTAGCTGCACATGACTTGAACTGGATTCAGTATCATAGTCTGGATGTCATCGGCTTTTTTGTCATCATTCTCCTTACTGTTTTGTGGGTGACACTCAAATGTTGCATGTTCTGCACCCGTAAGTGTTGCAGGAAGGGGACTCCAAAGAAGAAGCAACAGTAG